One segment of Solidesulfovibrio sp. DNA contains the following:
- a CDS encoding FAD-binding oxidoreductase has protein sequence MNVRQSAPDQAPELTGDVVAALRAGIRGQVLPASDPAFEAAALDVWNKLTPAGRRPGLIVRVADEEDVAVAVGFARAHRLKVAVRGGGHNWANPTLRNGGLLLDLGNLNQVVSIDPTTRRAVLQPIVSNREVQARLNALGLAYPSGHCPQVKLSGYLLSGGMSWNQGVWGTGVGSVEAIELVTARGERLIADKDRNADLFWAARGAGPGFFGVATRYHLKLYDLPRAIAGSSYFHPLSEAGAVARWLETLASSLPANIELSLFLLGAPPEVAAKCPPTDAGKACLVTATVFADSMEEARAALAPLDDGPAKARCLWSETAKPTDFEGLFDASGALWREGRRSHVDAMFFDASLADMVLAVRDHFLTVPAPEALVLFTIFTGPDVPAPLPDAAFSMSARYYGGPWTQWLRAEDDEAATLWHDQCLRLLTPLATGHYVSESSTIRHPAFIRKSYSETAWNRLQALRQAHDPEGVFFGPLEGLD, from the coding sequence ATGAACGTGCGACAATCCGCTCCCGACCAGGCCCCGGAACTGACCGGCGATGTCGTCGCCGCCTTGCGGGCCGGCATCCGGGGCCAGGTGCTGCCGGCCTCGGACCCCGCCTTCGAGGCGGCGGCCCTGGATGTCTGGAACAAACTGACCCCGGCCGGGCGCCGCCCCGGGCTGATCGTCCGGGTGGCCGACGAGGAGGACGTGGCCGTGGCCGTCGGCTTCGCCCGGGCCCACCGGCTCAAGGTCGCGGTGCGCGGCGGCGGGCACAACTGGGCCAACCCGACCCTGCGCAACGGCGGCCTGCTGCTCGACCTGGGCAATTTGAACCAGGTGGTGTCCATCGATCCGACAACGCGCCGGGCCGTGCTCCAGCCCATCGTCAGCAACCGGGAGGTCCAGGCCCGCCTCAACGCCCTGGGCCTGGCCTACCCCAGCGGCCATTGCCCCCAGGTCAAGCTGAGCGGCTACCTGCTTAGCGGCGGCATGTCCTGGAACCAGGGCGTCTGGGGAACCGGCGTGGGCAGCGTGGAGGCCATCGAGCTGGTCACGGCCCGGGGTGAACGCCTCATCGCCGACAAGGACCGCAACGCGGACTTGTTCTGGGCCGCCCGCGGGGCCGGGCCGGGCTTTTTCGGGGTGGCCACGCGCTACCATCTCAAGCTCTACGACCTGCCCCGAGCCATCGCCGGCAGTTCGTACTTCCATCCCCTGTCCGAGGCCGGCGCCGTGGCCCGCTGGCTGGAAACCCTGGCGAGCTCGCTCCCGGCCAACATCGAACTGAGCCTGTTCCTGCTGGGCGCCCCGCCCGAGGTGGCCGCGAAATGTCCCCCGACGGACGCGGGCAAGGCCTGCCTGGTGACGGCCACCGTCTTCGCCGACTCCATGGAAGAGGCCCGGGCCGCCCTCGCCCCCCTGGACGACGGCCCGGCCAAGGCCCGATGCCTCTGGAGCGAGACGGCCAAGCCGACCGACTTCGAGGGCCTGTTCGACGCCTCCGGGGCCCTGTGGCGCGAGGGGCGGCGCAGCCATGTGGACGCCATGTTCTTCGATGCGAGCCTTGCGGACATGGTGCTGGCGGTCCGGGACCATTTTCTGACCGTGCCCGCGCCGGAAGCCCTCGTCTTGTTCACGATCTTCACCGGCCCCGACGTCCCGGCCCCGCTGCCGGACGCGGCCTTCTCCATGAGCGCCCGGTATTACGGCGGCCCCTGGACGCAGTGGCTGCGCGCCGAGGACGACGAGGCCGCGACCCTGTGGCACGACCAGTGCCTGCGCCTGCTGACGCCGCTGGCTACCGGGCACTACGTCAGCGAGTCGAGTACGATCCGGCATCCGGCGTTCATCCGCAAATCGTACAGCGAAACCGCCTGGAACCGCTTGCAGGCCTTGCGGCAGGCCCATGACCCAGAGGGGGTCTTCTTCGGTCCCTTGGAAGGCCTGGATTGA